From the genome of candidate division WOR-3 bacterium, one region includes:
- a CDS encoding S8 family serine peptidase produces MSIILLFLCLWPRPEMMPVGRAEVTLVPVLERSFESGSELAVPHGRSGKSVPEADARIPGQYVVGFMPGYEIEVRAGLERAGVEVVRLDQGCGFFVCHTANERLDLPGVRGVRYIEPDVRIEASRIPNDPFFLTQQWDKWVMYSDKAWDIATGATGVKVAVIDNGVEYWHPDLAARFVPGQYGRDFVRDDDDPRPDNSTIPEAFHGTHVAGIIAAVMDNGVGVAGWAQVQLVAVRVLNDSGSGDLSDLASGIRWAVDRGCRVLNMSLGANQSMTPLEEACRYAAQNNVVLFGAAGNAGAGTVQYPAALPECVCVGALDEYSGLADFSNYGAEQELVAPGVSILSTTVGGSYALASGTSMACPEATGVAALLLSAGNSLSASRVRAILAASAIDKGLVGRDEYFGYGLVNAARAMQLAVLLGQDSGRRVSVQVIRGPVRVVDEADEMMLYDCQGRFVARVSRGQETRVNPGSYFALLRDRRGFRKSKFVVLH; encoded by the coding sequence ATGAGTATCATACTGCTGTTTCTGTGTTTGTGGCCCAGGCCGGAAATGATGCCGGTGGGGCGGGCCGAGGTTACGTTGGTGCCGGTGCTTGAGCGAAGTTTCGAGTCCGGGTCAGAACTGGCTGTGCCGCACGGCCGGAGCGGCAAAAGTGTTCCTGAAGCAGATGCCCGCATTCCCGGTCAGTACGTTGTCGGGTTCATGCCCGGTTATGAGATTGAAGTCCGGGCCGGGCTGGAGCGGGCCGGGGTTGAGGTTGTGCGTCTGGACCAGGGTTGTGGTTTTTTCGTATGTCATACAGCAAACGAGCGGCTTGACCTGCCCGGGGTCAGGGGTGTGCGCTACATTGAGCCGGACGTGAGAATAGAGGCTTCAAGGATTCCAAATGACCCGTTCTTTCTTACCCAGCAGTGGGATAAGTGGGTAATGTACTCAGACAAGGCCTGGGATATTGCAACTGGTGCGACGGGTGTGAAGGTGGCGGTCATTGACAACGGCGTTGAGTACTGGCATCCAGACTTGGCGGCACGGTTCGTACCAGGGCAGTATGGCCGGGATTTTGTCCGGGACGACGATGACCCAAGGCCGGACAATTCCACAATACCTGAGGCGTTTCATGGTACCCATGTTGCTGGCATTATCGCGGCAGTCATGGACAACGGTGTCGGCGTGGCCGGTTGGGCTCAGGTACAGCTGGTTGCGGTGCGGGTGCTGAATGATTCCGGCTCCGGAGACTTGTCAGACCTAGCGTCCGGAATCCGCTGGGCGGTTGACCGCGGGTGCCGGGTGTTGAATATGAGTCTGGGTGCAAATCAGTCAATGACACCGCTTGAGGAGGCATGCCGGTATGCGGCTCAGAACAATGTAGTGCTGTTCGGAGCTGCCGGGAATGCCGGGGCCGGCACGGTGCAGTACCCTGCGGCGCTGCCCGAGTGTGTCTGCGTAGGTGCGCTTGATGAGTATTCCGGTCTTGCCGACTTCTCCAATTACGGGGCTGAGCAGGAGTTGGTCGCGCCGGGGGTGAGTATACTTTCGACCACAGTTGGCGGTTCGTACGCGCTCGCCAGTGGAACGTCAATGGCTTGCCCGGAGGCTACGGGCGTGGCCGCATTGCTGCTGAGTGCAGGCAACAGTCTATCAGCTTCACGGGTACGGGCGATTCTTGCCGCGTCGGCGATTGACAAAGGGCTAGTCGGTCGGGACGAGTATTTTGGCTACGGCCTAGTGAATGCCGCGAGAGCCATGCAACTGGCAGTGCTGCTCGGCCAAGATTCTGGTCGGCGTGTGTCGGTTCAAGTGATTCGTGGGCCGGTGCGGGTTGTGGACGAGGCCGATGAGATGATGCTCTACGACTGCCAGGGCAGGTTTGTAGCCAGGGTCAGTCGTGGACAGGAGACCAGGGTCAACCCGGGTTCCTACTTCGCGCTGCTTCGTGACCGGCGCGGGTTCAGGAAGAGCAAGTTTGTGGTCCTGCACTAG
- a CDS encoding Ig-like domain-containing protein — MLQPTDSSLVSGIVLVRAEATDTSGVSEVEFFVDGSRIGTDATRPYEVEWDTRNLENQSWHQLFCRAEDFSGNKGYSDTVNVQVSVGSEQDIFHGRFSLQSGYYWPVQFSAELGDTVAGEFRLSGPGVLSRFIWLDAGNYREFQAGRSYSAILEEVNRAEFTVRAGVTKSDSFYLVFLNTSGSQITCWVRFSLEQRQ, encoded by the coding sequence ATGTTGCAACCAACTGATTCGTCGCTGGTGAGCGGGATTGTGCTGGTGCGGGCCGAGGCTACCGACACGAGCGGTGTGTCAGAGGTAGAGTTCTTTGTTGACGGTTCGAGGATCGGAACAGATGCGACCCGGCCGTATGAGGTTGAATGGGACACGCGGAATCTTGAGAATCAGAGCTGGCATCAGCTATTCTGTCGGGCAGAGGATTTCTCCGGGAACAAAGGCTATAGTGATACCGTAAACGTGCAGGTGTCAGTGGGCAGCGAGCAGGACATTTTTCATGGTCGTTTCAGCCTTCAGTCCGGTTATTACTGGCCGGTACAGTTTTCGGCCGAGCTGGGCGATACAGTTGCCGGTGAGTTCCGGCTTTCGGGTCCGGGCGTGCTTTCCCGTTTCATCTGGCTTGATGCCGGGAATTACCGCGAGTTTCAGGCAGGACGTTCCTACTCGGCAATTCTTGAGGAAGTAAACCGTGCCGAGTTTACAGTGCGGGCCGGGGTGACAAAAAGCGATTCGTTCTATCTTGTGTTTCTGAACACGAGTGGTTCGCAGATAACATGCTGGGTGAGATTTTCCCTGGAGCAGAGGCAATGA
- a CDS encoding MBL fold metallo-hydrolase produces the protein MKVRFWGGCRTVTGSKHLLTAGRHQLLLECGLFQGHRDLAEHTNRHLPFKAREIDDCVVSHAHIDHVGNVPNLVKHGFRGTILVTNGTLALARVLLLDSASIQESDIRYLNKKRRERGEPTKEPVYTVADAQESLRYFRGTRYAKPQRLGPFSVVLHDAGHILGSALVDIEVEGRRLLFTGDLGRRKMPIIRDPVQVDQADYLIMEATYGDRVHTDYSQVADRLAAIVNRVYSRGGRIIVPAFAVERSQEIVYTLNRLRQNSMIPEVPVFVDSPLAASVTEVFRSFPQYYDDEAMAVLAGHDEPFDFPGLSYVASVEESKALNDFAGPCIIISASGMCEAGRVLHHLKHAVSDKRNLVLLVSFQADGTLGRRIAERQPRVRIYGEEYDLRCEVEVMNEFSAHADRDGLLEYVARMNLPRLKKVFLVHAETGAAEAMRQALVELGAREVIIPETGDEHEL, from the coding sequence ATGAAGGTTAGATTCTGGGGAGGGTGCCGAACCGTAACCGGGTCAAAGCACCTCCTGACCGCAGGCCGACATCAGTTGCTCCTTGAGTGCGGCCTGTTTCAGGGTCATCGCGACCTGGCCGAGCATACCAATCGGCACCTGCCCTTCAAAGCCCGTGAGATCGACGACTGTGTTGTCAGCCATGCACACATTGACCATGTCGGTAATGTGCCGAATCTGGTCAAGCACGGGTTCCGGGGTACGATTCTTGTTACCAACGGTACTCTGGCTCTTGCCCGGGTTCTGCTTCTAGACTCGGCGAGTATCCAGGAGTCCGATATCAGATACCTGAACAAGAAACGGAGGGAGAGGGGAGAGCCGACCAAGGAACCGGTCTATACGGTCGCAGACGCGCAGGAGTCACTTCGCTATTTCCGAGGCACGCGGTATGCCAAGCCTCAAAGGCTCGGGCCGTTTTCGGTGGTGCTGCACGATGCTGGCCACATACTGGGTTCGGCGCTGGTGGATATCGAGGTCGAGGGAAGAAGGTTGCTCTTCACCGGTGATTTGGGTCGGCGGAAGATGCCGATCATCCGTGACCCAGTGCAGGTTGACCAGGCGGATTACCTTATCATGGAGGCGACCTATGGTGACCGGGTACACACTGACTACAGTCAAGTTGCCGACCGGCTTGCCGCAATCGTCAACCGGGTGTATTCAAGAGGTGGCCGGATAATCGTTCCAGCGTTCGCGGTTGAGCGGTCCCAGGAAATCGTCTATACCCTGAACCGGCTGCGCCAGAACTCTATGATTCCTGAAGTACCGGTGTTCGTTGACAGTCCTTTGGCTGCTAGTGTTACCGAAGTTTTCCGTAGCTTCCCGCAGTATTATGACGACGAGGCGATGGCAGTGCTTGCCGGACACGATGAGCCGTTTGACTTTCCAGGTCTTTCCTACGTCGCAAGCGTCGAGGAGTCCAAGGCGTTGAATGACTTTGCCGGACCGTGCATTATTATCTCGGCCTCCGGGATGTGCGAGGCCGGCCGGGTGCTGCATCACTTGAAGCACGCGGTTTCGGATAAGCGTAATCTGGTGCTACTTGTTTCGTTTCAGGCCGATGGCACGCTTGGTCGCCGGATTGCCGAGCGTCAACCGAGAGTGAGAATCTACGGTGAGGAATACGACCTTAGGTGTGAGGTCGAGGTGATGAATGAGTTCAGCGCCCACGCAGACCGTGACGGGCTGTTGGAGTATGTAGCCCGGATGAATCTGCCCCGGCTGAAAAAGGTTTTCCTGGTGCACGCCGAGACCGGCGCAGCCGAAGCAATGCGTCAGGCGCTGGTGGAGCTTGGTGCGAGAGAGGTGATTATTCCAGAAACGGGGGACGAGCATGAGCTTTAG